From the Candidatus Ozemobacteraceae bacterium genome, one window contains:
- a CDS encoding adenylate kinase, which yields MNLIFLGPPGAGKGTQAKMMVDTYGVPQVSTGDMLRAAIASGSELGKKVQSFVTSGGLVPDELVLSVLLKRIEDADCAKGFILDGFPRTVGQAQELDKALATIGGVTGVIAITVPDEDLIERLTGRRTCKGCSAPYHVKFTPSKREGVCDKCGGELIQRKDDTVEVISNRLKVYHDQTSPLIEYYGSRKLLHKVEGSGKIEMIFSKIRGIIDSLKQP from the coding sequence CTGAACCTGATCTTCCTGGGGCCTCCGGGCGCCGGGAAGGGCACGCAGGCGAAGATGATGGTTGACACCTACGGTGTTCCGCAGGTGTCAACCGGCGACATGCTCCGCGCGGCGATCGCGAGCGGATCCGAACTCGGAAAGAAAGTGCAGTCGTTCGTGACATCGGGCGGCCTCGTTCCCGACGAGCTCGTCCTTTCGGTGCTGCTCAAGCGCATCGAGGACGCGGACTGTGCGAAGGGGTTCATCCTCGACGGGTTTCCGAGAACGGTCGGCCAGGCGCAGGAGCTCGACAAGGCCCTTGCAACGATCGGCGGCGTCACGGGCGTGATCGCCATCACCGTTCCCGACGAAGATCTCATCGAGCGTCTGACAGGGCGGCGTACCTGCAAGGGGTGCTCGGCCCCCTACCACGTGAAGTTCACGCCTTCGAAACGGGAAGGCGTCTGCGACAAGTGCGGCGGCGAGCTCATCCAGCGGAAGGATGACACGGTCGAGGTTATCTCGAACCGGCTGAAGGTCTATCACGACCAGACGTCGCCGCTGATCGAATACTACGGATCTCGCAAGCTCCTTCACAAAGTTGAAGGAAGCGGGAAAATCGAGATGATTTTTTCGAAGATTCGTGGTATAATTGACTCTCTCAAACAGCCTTGA
- the map gene encoding type I methionyl aminopeptidase, giving the protein MIPLKTPAELGVMQENGGILATVLEGVKLLVNPGVTTYELDRFAEDAIRKAGAVPAFKGYRGYPSTLCCSVNEQVVHGFPSKKRKLQDGDIISLDIGLKRGGLFSDMAVTLPVGKTSDAVTRFLEITEKSLWEGIKQARPGNRLGDISNAIQSYVEHRGFSVVRDYVGHGIGHRLHEEPALPNFGPPHVGPRLEVGMVLAIEPMVNMGAYAVRVLDDGWTVVTADGSLSAHFEHSVAVTSDGPRVLTNLPVR; this is encoded by the coding sequence TTGATTCCGCTGAAAACCCCTGCGGAACTCGGGGTGATGCAGGAGAACGGGGGCATCCTTGCCACCGTTCTCGAAGGTGTGAAACTACTGGTCAATCCCGGTGTTACCACCTATGAACTGGACCGATTCGCCGAAGATGCGATACGCAAGGCCGGCGCCGTTCCTGCGTTCAAGGGGTACCGCGGTTACCCGTCGACGTTGTGCTGCAGCGTCAACGAGCAGGTGGTACACGGATTTCCCTCGAAGAAGCGCAAGCTGCAGGACGGCGACATCATCAGCCTTGACATCGGATTGAAGCGCGGCGGGCTGTTTTCCGACATGGCGGTGACCCTGCCGGTCGGGAAGACGAGCGACGCCGTCACTCGATTCCTCGAGATCACGGAGAAGTCCCTGTGGGAGGGCATCAAGCAGGCCCGCCCCGGGAACAGGCTCGGCGACATCTCGAACGCCATCCAGTCGTATGTCGAGCATCGCGGTTTTTCCGTGGTGCGCGATTACGTCGGGCATGGCATCGGACATCGGCTCCATGAAGAACCGGCGCTCCCGAACTTCGGTCCTCCCCATGTCGGACCGCGGCTGGAAGTGGGGATGGTGCTGGCGATCGAACCCATGGTGAATATGGGCGCCTATGCGGTTCGAGTCCTGGACGACGGGTGGACCGTTGTGACCGCAGACGGAAGTCTTTCGGCTCACTTTGAACACTCGGTTGCGGTGACCAGCGATGGCCCCCGCGTGCTGACCAATCTGCCGGTCAGGTAA